The Diabrotica undecimpunctata isolate CICGRU chromosome 3, icDiaUnde3, whole genome shotgun sequence genome includes the window actatatctgttcaattatctctctcctgtgtATTTAATAACCCaacaaagtaaaaatataaaaaaaatgtgtgttAATAATAATTGTATTGTTCAAAATGAATATTTCGTTTCAGATTCTTCAAGTCCCGGTGTTCTGCTGACAGGTAATCCAGGTAGTGGAAAAACTGCCCTCATCCTACAACTAGTTGAATATAGCTGTTTTGGTCGCAGAAAAGAATCACACTATCAGTCTATCCAATCTCCCGAACGATCTCGTAGTCCCCAAAGTATCTACTTCCAAATAGACTTAATTTCGGAAAAGATTAAAGAGCTTTCCAGCAGTATTGTAGCCTATCACTTCTGCCAAGCTGATAATAACTACACTTGCTCTGTACCTGACTTCATTCATTCTTTAGCAGCTCAGTTATGTCAAGCTCCTCAACTGGTAGCATATCGAGACCATCTGGTGAATGAGTCTGATCTACAAAGTACACTAGCACTGAAGGAGTGCATCGCTAACCCCGACATAGCATTTACTAGAGGCATTTTAGAACCTTTGGCCTGTTTAAAGAGATTGGGGAAGATAGACAACTTCAACTATGTGATACTTATTGACGCATTGTGTGAAGCAGAGTACCACAGACCCGACCATGGTGATACTATAACGACATTCCTCTTGAAACATATCTCAAGCTTTCCTTCTTGGTTGAAAGTTATAACTACTGTTAGAAGCCAACTAGAAGAAGTTACAAAACAACTCCCTTTTACTAGGATCTCCTTGGATAATGTACAATCCAACGATAGTATTCAAAAAGATTTGGCTGGATACATTAACTTTAGAGTACAGAATAATCAAGCAATACAAAGTAATATAACACTAGCTACTAATGGTAAACCAGAAAGTTCCTCGTTTTCTCAAAATAAATTTGCCCATCATTTGCTCAATGCTAGTCAAGGttcctttttatttgtaaaaCTAACCTTAGATTTACTAGAAAAAGGTCAATTAGTTGTTAAATCTTCCGGTTACAAAGTTCTTCCAGTAAACCTAGCTGAAATCTACCTCTTACATTTTAACTTAAGATTTCCTACAATACGTTCTTTCGAAAAGGTCACCCACATTCTCAGTGTCTGCCTTGCAGCTCTCTATCCGTTAACCATTCTGGAAATCTACTATTCGGTTAACGCTCTATTAGTCGATAACTTCTTGCCTTGGAGTGAGTTTCTACAGAGATTTAAACTGCTCTCTGGTTTTCTGGTAAAAAGGTTGGataacacctacatgtttttccactCATCATTCAGAGAATGGTTGATTAGAAGGGACGAAAATGATGCCATGAAGTTCCTTTGCGACCTTAGAACCGGACATGCTGGAATCTCATTCAGGTAAGCATAAATTTatacatttattgtgtcttattAGGATCTGATTATAATTTTCTTGTTGTGCATTCTAGATTATCTCGAGTACAAGCGCCTTTAGATCCAGAAAAAACTTTAGAACTTGGCCACCATATTCTCAAAGCACATGTCTACAGAAATATGTCTTTCCCGAGTCTCACATCACGAGATTTACAAGCAAAATGGGTAGCTGAGAGTTCAGAAAATGTATCTGAAGCAGTATGCCATTTGAGAAATATGTATTGTCCTAATGTTAAGGTATCCAGATTAATGCTCCTGGCTGGAGCTTCACCAAATTATATCACTGATCTCCTGGGTAATGCACCAGTGCTCTGTGTATATGCTAATGAAGGTAAATTGATATGAATAAATTAATATACTTACATATCTAACTATTATTCGAAAGTTTAAAACttacaaaatattatttgtagGTATTCTTCCCATGGTGTCATTGCTTCTGGAATTCGGTGCTGATGTTGAGCTCACAAACAGCCAAGGTTGCACAGCTCTGTCTCTGTCATCAGCTAGAGGTCACTGTGATGTAGTACGACAACTAATAGCAGCTGGTGCCTCACCTGGACACGCTGACACAGGAGGATACTGTCCTTTAGTTCACGCTGCCAGAAATGGATTTCTCAATGTAGTTGGTTATCTCCTGGCATGTGATTGGATAACAAAAAATGAAGAAGATGTACACATAGCTGTCGCTGCTCAACAGGCTTTGATAGCTGCAGCCGGGCAAGGACATAGCGAAATTGTGGAATATTTGTTGGACATGGCAGAAGTTAACATTGATCTACCTGATTCGATAACTGGTAAGTTACTTtatcgtaaaaattttaaaagattatgtaataaatacattttaattatagGTGAAACTGCTTTAACTATTTCTGCTTCAAATGGTTGTCATGGAGTTTGCTCCGTTTTGATCAATAGAGGGGCAAATATTTGCGTCACGAATAAGAAAGACCTGGCACCACTGTTCTTGGCTGTCAAAGAAGGTCATTGGGCTGTGGCTGAAAGACTGATCCAGAATCATGCTGCTATCGAACAATGTGATTCTACTGGAAAATCTCCTTTGATGATTGCTTCATCAGAAGGACATTTAGGAATTATCGAACTTTTACTTGACAGAGGTAAGCCTTTTTGTCAATATTATAATTCATTTTGCTTCCCATTGTTAAAACCTTTTTGTAATTGTTGAGAATTATTATACGTCTTGCTTCTTTCTAACAAGAATAAATTTATAACTATAAATGTTTTAAGATCTctaaagaatatattttttaaggtgCTGATATAAATAAAGAGGACAAAGAAGGCCTCACACCCCTAGCATGGGCTTGCTTAAGAGGAAAACTACAAGTAGCTCAGTGTCTCTTGGAACGAGGTGCAGCCATTAATCATGCTGATAAGTCTGGTCGAATTCCATTAGATCTAGCTGCCTTTCATGGAAATCAAGCTTTAGTGCAGTTTTTAATTGATCGCGGAGCTACGATTGAACATGTTGA containing:
- the rols gene encoding protein TANC2 isoform X1 — translated: MEFRKSIDFDQIHFRRSIDFDMFSECQSLAASTEEILWSDDDTIIAEQEATWNKDLAAIRRLLDAEHSSSGTCPSCEMPFDKGKKRRLIDNCGHERCYSCMFTNESCPLCVGNGITTEIDGTLKPNLGCSKLRGSEISLRGEMPQAQQVQPRTKVKTNGYFNLLSQSRTDLLTSSVEVGHPEKLPKTRPSNLRHRAPEQNIMTQSCPTPPQARKKFYLGAKGLKSPLLSRGVRQEPALSAAMTSSTTSTESKHWPSVILGKIRSLWHAGSKSANIGLNQLSRDDESVQPKPAIKKTSENDLYMRLGLLLGDSAKRSKKQQEINHESCSSLASYEASTMLSTNTSPVSTLTGSSEDQHRTNPSSDSVASLMSLSMSGQSSNSSPLSRRHSVTTHQQNHVESIRYRRPGARITKAEIAKTSADPRIRIRQYGPPQLTFKPLFFEVPLQEPDPLFIGRHWLIKEIEDVINSSSPGVLLTGNPGSGKTALILQLVEYSCFGRRKESHYQSIQSPERSRSPQSIYFQIDLISEKIKELSSSIVAYHFCQADNNYTCSVPDFIHSLAAQLCQAPQLVAYRDHLVNESDLQSTLALKECIANPDIAFTRGILEPLACLKRLGKIDNFNYVILIDALCEAEYHRPDHGDTITTFLLKHISSFPSWLKVITTVRSQLEEVTKQLPFTRISLDNVQSNDSIQKDLAGYINFRVQNNQAIQSNITLATNGKPESSSFSQNKFAHHLLNASQGSFLFVKLTLDLLEKGQLVVKSSGYKVLPVNLAEIYLLHFNLRFPTIRSFEKVTHILSVCLAALYPLTILEIYYSVNALLVDNFLPWSEFLQRFKLLSGFLVKRLDNTYMFFHSSFREWLIRRDENDAMKFLCDLRTGHAGISFRLSRVQAPLDPEKTLELGHHILKAHVYRNMSFPSLTSRDLQAKWVAESSENVSEAVCHLRNMYCPNVKVSRLMLLAGASPNYITDLLGNAPVLCVYANEGILPMVSLLLEFGADVELTNSQGCTALSLSSARGHCDVVRQLIAAGASPGHADTGGYCPLVHAARNGFLNVVGYLLACDWITKNEEDVHIAVAAQQALIAAAGQGHSEIVEYLLDMAEVNIDLPDSITGETALTISASNGCHGVCSVLINRGANICVTNKKDLAPLFLAVKEGHWAVAERLIQNHAAIEQCDSTGKSPLMIASSEGHLGIIELLLDRGADINKEDKEGLTPLAWACLRGKLQVAQCLLERGAAINHADKSGRIPLDLAAFHGNQALVQFLIDRGATIEHVDISGMRPLDRAIGCRNVQVIHCFLKKGAKLGPATWSMAHGKPDIMLILLNKLLEDGNILYRKSRLKEAAHRYQYALKKFPTEDQDEHNKTFKQLKINFLLNFSRCKRKLGESQEAIELANLVIELKPESYEAYYARAKAKLDQNKYESALHDVKEAQKRAPPQGSEIKILNYLLEDITTRMSSSRSLSNRRNVAISVDTLHE
- the rols gene encoding protein TANC2 isoform X4; amino-acid sequence: MKHRNLKDITDLAAIRRLLDAEHSSSGTCPSCEMPFDKGKKRRLIDNCGHERCYSCMFTNESCPLCVGNGITTEIDGTLKPNLGCSKLRGSEISLRGEMPQAQQVQPRTKVKTNGYFNLLSQSRTDLLTSSVEVGHPEKLPKTRPSNLRHRAPEQNIMTQSCPTPPQARKKFYLGAKGLKSPLLSRGVRQEPALSAAMTSSTTSTESKHWPSVILGKIRSLWHAGSKSANIGLNQLSRDDESVQPKPAIKKTSENDLYMRLGLLLGDSAKRSKKQQEINHESCSSLASYEASTMLSTNTSPVSTLTGSSEDQHRTNPSSDSVASLMSLSMSGQSSNSSPLSRRHSVTTHQQNHVESIRYRRPGARITKAEIAKTSADPRIRIRQYGPPQLTFKPLFFEVPLQEPDPLFIGRHWLIKEIEDVINSSSPGVLLTGNPGSGKTALILQLVEYSCFGRRKESHYQSIQSPERSRSPQSIYFQIDLISEKIKELSSSIVAYHFCQADNNYTCSVPDFIHSLAAQLCQAPQLVAYRDHLVNESDLQSTLALKECIANPDIAFTRGILEPLACLKRLGKIDNFNYVILIDALCEAEYHRPDHGDTITTFLLKHISSFPSWLKVITTVRSQLEEVTKQLPFTRISLDNVQSNDSIQKDLAGYINFRVQNNQAIQSNITLATNGKPESSSFSQNKFAHHLLNASQGSFLFVKLTLDLLEKGQLVVKSSGYKVLPVNLAEIYLLHFNLRFPTIRSFEKVTHILSVCLAALYPLTILEIYYSVNALLVDNFLPWSEFLQRFKLLSGFLVKRLDNTYMFFHSSFREWLIRRDENDAMKFLCDLRTGHAGISFRLSRVQAPLDPEKTLELGHHILKAHVYRNMSFPSLTSRDLQAKWVAESSENVSEAVCHLRNMYCPNVKVSRLMLLAGASPNYITDLLGNAPVLCVYANEGILPMVSLLLEFGADVELTNSQGCTALSLSSARGHCDVVRQLIAAGASPGHADTGGYCPLVHAARNGFLNVVGYLLACDWITKNEEDVHIAVAAQQALIAAAGQGHSEIVEYLLDMAEVNIDLPDSITGETALTISASNGCHGVCSVLINRGANICVTNKKDLAPLFLAVKEGHWAVAERLIQNHAAIEQCDSTGKSPLMIASSEGHLGIIELLLDRGADINKEDKEGLTPLAWACLRGKLQVAQCLLERGAAINHADKSGRIPLDLAAFHGNQALVQFLIDRGATIEHVDISGMRPLDRAIGCRNVQVIHCFLKKGAKLGPATWSMAHGKPDIMLILLNKLLEDGNILYRKSRLKEAAHRYQYALKKFPTEDQDEHNKTFKQLKINFLLNFSRCKRKLGESQEAIELANLVIELKPESYEAYYARAKAKLDQNKYESALHDVKEAQKRAPPQGSEIKILNYLLEDITTRMSSSRSLSNRRNVAISVDTLHE
- the rols gene encoding protein TANC2 isoform X3 → MEFRKSIDFDQIHFRRSIDFDMFSECQSLAASTEEILWSDDDTIIAEQEATWNKDLAAIRRLLDAEHSSSGTCPSCEMPFDKGKKRRLIDNCGHERCYSCMFTNESCPLCVGNGITTEIDGTLKPNLGCSKLRGSEISLRGEMPQAQQVQPRTKVKTNGYFNLLSQSRTDLLTSSVEVGHPEKLPKTRPSNLRHRAPEQNIMTQSCPTPPQARKKFYLGAKGLKSPLLSRGVRQEPALSDDESVQPKPAIKKTSENDLYMRLGLLLGDSAKRSKKQQEINHESCSSLASYEASTMLSTNTSPVSTLTGSSEDQHRTNPSSDSVASLMSLSMSGQSSNSSPLSRRHSVTTHQQNHVESIRYRRPGARITKAEIAKTSADPRIRIRQYGPPQLTFKPLFFEVPLQEPDPLFIGRHWLIKEIEDVINSSSPGVLLTGNPGSGKTALILQLVEYSCFGRRKESHYQSIQSPERSRSPQSIYFQIDLISEKIKELSSSIVAYHFCQADNNYTCSVPDFIHSLAAQLCQAPQLVAYRDHLVNESDLQSTLALKECIANPDIAFTRGILEPLACLKRLGKIDNFNYVILIDALCEAEYHRPDHGDTITTFLLKHISSFPSWLKVITTVRSQLEEVTKQLPFTRISLDNVQSNDSIQKDLAGYINFRVQNNQAIQSNITLATNGKPESSSFSQNKFAHHLLNASQGSFLFVKLTLDLLEKGQLVVKSSGYKVLPVNLAEIYLLHFNLRFPTIRSFEKVTHILSVCLAALYPLTILEIYYSVNALLVDNFLPWSEFLQRFKLLSGFLVKRLDNTYMFFHSSFREWLIRRDENDAMKFLCDLRTGHAGISFRLSRVQAPLDPEKTLELGHHILKAHVYRNMSFPSLTSRDLQAKWVAESSENVSEAVCHLRNMYCPNVKVSRLMLLAGASPNYITDLLGNAPVLCVYANEGILPMVSLLLEFGADVELTNSQGCTALSLSSARGHCDVVRQLIAAGASPGHADTGGYCPLVHAARNGFLNVVGYLLACDWITKNEEDVHIAVAAQQALIAAAGQGHSEIVEYLLDMAEVNIDLPDSITGETALTISASNGCHGVCSVLINRGANICVTNKKDLAPLFLAVKEGHWAVAERLIQNHAAIEQCDSTGKSPLMIASSEGHLGIIELLLDRGADINKEDKEGLTPLAWACLRGKLQVAQCLLERGAAINHADKSGRIPLDLAAFHGNQALVQFLIDRGATIEHVDISGMRPLDRAIGCRNVQVIHCFLKKGAKLGPATWSMAHGKPDIMLILLNKLLEDGNILYRKSRLKEAAHRYQYALKKFPTEDQDEHNKTFKQLKINFLLNFSRCKRKLGESQEAIELANLVIELKPESYEAYYARAKAKLDQNKYESALHDVKEAQKRAPPQGSEIKILNYLLEDITTRMSSSRSLSNRRNVAISVDTLHE
- the rols gene encoding protein TANC2 isoform X5; protein product: MPFDKGKKRRLIDNCGHERCYSCMFTNESCPLCVGNGITTEIDGTLKPNLGCSKLRGSEISLRGEMPQAQQVQPRTKVKTNGYFNLLSQSRTDLLTSSVEVGHPEKLPKTRPSNLRHRAPEQNIMTQSCPTPPQARKKFYLGAKGLKSPLLSRGVRQEPALSAAMTSSTTSTESKHWPSVILGKIRSLWHAGSKSANIGLNQLSRDDESVQPKPAIKKTSENDLYMRLGLLLGDSAKRSKKQQEINHESCSSLASYEASTMLSTNTSPVSTLTGSSEDQHRTNPSSDSVASLMSLSMSGQSSNSSPLSRRHSVTTHQQNHVESIRYRRPGARITKAEIAKTSADPRIRIRQYGPPQLTFKPLFFEVPLQEPDPLFIGRHWLIKEIEDVINSSSPGVLLTGNPGSGKTALILQLVEYSCFGRRKESHYQSIQSPERSRSPQSIYFQIDLISEKIKELSSSIVAYHFCQADNNYTCSVPDFIHSLAAQLCQAPQLVAYRDHLVNESDLQSTLALKECIANPDIAFTRGILEPLACLKRLGKIDNFNYVILIDALCEAEYHRPDHGDTITTFLLKHISSFPSWLKVITTVRSQLEEVTKQLPFTRISLDNVQSNDSIQKDLAGYINFRVQNNQAIQSNITLATNGKPESSSFSQNKFAHHLLNASQGSFLFVKLTLDLLEKGQLVVKSSGYKVLPVNLAEIYLLHFNLRFPTIRSFEKVTHILSVCLAALYPLTILEIYYSVNALLVDNFLPWSEFLQRFKLLSGFLVKRLDNTYMFFHSSFREWLIRRDENDAMKFLCDLRTGHAGISFRLSRVQAPLDPEKTLELGHHILKAHVYRNMSFPSLTSRDLQAKWVAESSENVSEAVCHLRNMYCPNVKVSRLMLLAGASPNYITDLLGNAPVLCVYANEGILPMVSLLLEFGADVELTNSQGCTALSLSSARGHCDVVRQLIAAGASPGHADTGGYCPLVHAARNGFLNVVGYLLACDWITKNEEDVHIAVAAQQALIAAAGQGHSEIVEYLLDMAEVNIDLPDSITGETALTISASNGCHGVCSVLINRGANICVTNKKDLAPLFLAVKEGHWAVAERLIQNHAAIEQCDSTGKSPLMIASSEGHLGIIELLLDRGADINKEDKEGLTPLAWACLRGKLQVAQCLLERGAAINHADKSGRIPLDLAAFHGNQALVQFLIDRGATIEHVDISGMRPLDRAIGCRNVQVIHCFLKKGAKLGPATWSMAHGKPDIMLILLNKLLEDGNILYRKSRLKEAAHRYQYALKKFPTEDQDEHNKTFKQLKINFLLNFSRCKRKLGESQEAIELANLVIELKPESYEAYYARAKAKLDQNKYESALHDVKEAQKRAPPQGSEIKILNYLLEDITTRMSSSRSLSNRRNVAISVDTLHE
- the rols gene encoding protein TANC2 isoform X2 — encoded protein: MSTSQKLGNGVSLSELDLAAIRRLLDAEHSSSGTCPSCEMPFDKGKKRRLIDNCGHERCYSCMFTNESCPLCVGNGITTEIDGTLKPNLGCSKLRGSEISLRGEMPQAQQVQPRTKVKTNGYFNLLSQSRTDLLTSSVEVGHPEKLPKTRPSNLRHRAPEQNIMTQSCPTPPQARKKFYLGAKGLKSPLLSRGVRQEPALSAAMTSSTTSTESKHWPSVILGKIRSLWHAGSKSANIGLNQLSRDDESVQPKPAIKKTSENDLYMRLGLLLGDSAKRSKKQQEINHESCSSLASYEASTMLSTNTSPVSTLTGSSEDQHRTNPSSDSVASLMSLSMSGQSSNSSPLSRRHSVTTHQQNHVESIRYRRPGARITKAEIAKTSADPRIRIRQYGPPQLTFKPLFFEVPLQEPDPLFIGRHWLIKEIEDVINSSSPGVLLTGNPGSGKTALILQLVEYSCFGRRKESHYQSIQSPERSRSPQSIYFQIDLISEKIKELSSSIVAYHFCQADNNYTCSVPDFIHSLAAQLCQAPQLVAYRDHLVNESDLQSTLALKECIANPDIAFTRGILEPLACLKRLGKIDNFNYVILIDALCEAEYHRPDHGDTITTFLLKHISSFPSWLKVITTVRSQLEEVTKQLPFTRISLDNVQSNDSIQKDLAGYINFRVQNNQAIQSNITLATNGKPESSSFSQNKFAHHLLNASQGSFLFVKLTLDLLEKGQLVVKSSGYKVLPVNLAEIYLLHFNLRFPTIRSFEKVTHILSVCLAALYPLTILEIYYSVNALLVDNFLPWSEFLQRFKLLSGFLVKRLDNTYMFFHSSFREWLIRRDENDAMKFLCDLRTGHAGISFRLSRVQAPLDPEKTLELGHHILKAHVYRNMSFPSLTSRDLQAKWVAESSENVSEAVCHLRNMYCPNVKVSRLMLLAGASPNYITDLLGNAPVLCVYANEGILPMVSLLLEFGADVELTNSQGCTALSLSSARGHCDVVRQLIAAGASPGHADTGGYCPLVHAARNGFLNVVGYLLACDWITKNEEDVHIAVAAQQALIAAAGQGHSEIVEYLLDMAEVNIDLPDSITGETALTISASNGCHGVCSVLINRGANICVTNKKDLAPLFLAVKEGHWAVAERLIQNHAAIEQCDSTGKSPLMIASSEGHLGIIELLLDRGADINKEDKEGLTPLAWACLRGKLQVAQCLLERGAAINHADKSGRIPLDLAAFHGNQALVQFLIDRGATIEHVDISGMRPLDRAIGCRNVQVIHCFLKKGAKLGPATWSMAHGKPDIMLILLNKLLEDGNILYRKSRLKEAAHRYQYALKKFPTEDQDEHNKTFKQLKINFLLNFSRCKRKLGESQEAIELANLVIELKPESYEAYYARAKAKLDQNKYESALHDVKEAQKRAPPQGSEIKILNYLLEDITTRMSSSRSLSNRRNVAISVDTLHE